One part of the Quercus lobata isolate SW786 chromosome 7, ValleyOak3.0 Primary Assembly, whole genome shotgun sequence genome encodes these proteins:
- the LOC115953504 gene encoding uncharacterized protein At3g28850-like, producing MGCASSKLFRKELKRELFFNNGGGESLNHVVSLTSSTYGLLNLDDEKPIKECVSETKKLQRSPPPHPPRSRREEPEVINAWELMEGLEEEGIPIPKKSPKPRVFLRGFTDFDSRLSPAKFSGSPKKAMRFSGKENKGRVSLFRSDCSPKRILKSKNFSENSCKAVLNFSYPVKGSPIGAKKVESPGSDLGYLSRRQSYSPLFDLELVENYERELSEEEEQIKRMVSPNAKLRRARNTQVLESSLLHSFVMKCPPGGENAVVIYTTTLRGIRKTFEDCNKVRSIIESYCIQVLERDISMDSGLKEELRGLMGTKDVRVPLVFVKGRLIGGVDEVVKLEEEGKLSTLFDGIPRALGGCEGCAGVRFVMCMNCSGSCKVLDVEQKKMVRCGGCNENGLIQCPICC from the coding sequence ATGGGTTGTGCTTCTTCAAAACTGTTCAGAAAAGAACTCAAGCGAGAGTTATTTTTCAACAATGGCGGCGGAGAGTCTTTGAACCACGTTGTGTCTCTCACTTCGAGCACCTATGGGCTTCTCAACTTGGACGATGAGAAACCCATCAAAGAGTGTGTCTCAGAGACCAAGAAATTGCAGAGATCTCCTCCTCCTCATCCTCCTCGTTCTCGTCGTGAAGAGCCAGAGGTTATTAATGCTTGGGAACTCATGGAAGgtcttgaagaagaaggaatacCCATTCCAAAGAAGAGCCCGAAACCCCGGGTTTTTCTTCGTGGGTTTACTGATTTTGATTCCAGGCTAAGTCCAGCGAAGTTCTCTGGATCTCCTAAGAAAGCGATGAGATTTTCTGGGAAAGAGAATAAAGGAAGGGTTAGTTTGTTTCGGTCTGATTGTAGCCCTAAAAGGATTCTGAAAAGTAAGAATTTTTCTGAGAATTCTTGTAAGGCGGTGTTGAATTTCAGTTATCCGGTGAAAGGGTCTCCGATTGGGGCTAAGAAAGTAGAGTCTCCTGGGAGTGACTTGGGGTATTTGTCGAGGAGGCAGAGTTATAGTCCTCTTTTTGATCTAGAACTCGTTGAAAATTATGAGAGAGAATTGTCTGAAGAGGAAGAACAAATCAAGAGGATGGTTTCTCCCAATGCAAAATTGCGTAGAGCAAGGAATACCCAAGTATTGGAGTCTagtcttcttcattcttttgtgATGAAGTGCCCTCCGGGTGGTGAAAACGCGGTTGTTATATACACAACAACATTGAGAGGGATCAGGAAGACTTTTGAAGACTGCAACAAAGTCCGGTCCATCATTGAATCATATTGTATTCAGGTGTTGGAGAGGGATATATCGATGGATTCGGGGCTGAAGGAGGAACTGAGGGGACTAATGGGGACAAAGGATGTGAGGGTTCCACTTGTGTTTGTGAAGGGAAGGTTGATTGGTGGAGTTGATGAGGTGGTGAAGTTGGAAGAGGAAGGGAAATTGAGTACATTATTTGATGGGATTCCAAGGGCTCTTGGTGGATGTGAAGGTTGTGCTGGTGTGAGATTTGTGATGTGCATGAATTGTAGTGGAAGTTGTAAGGTTTTGGATGTGGAGCAAAAGAAGATGGTGAGGTGTGGTGGGTGCAATGAGAATGGGTTGATTCAGTGCCCTATATGTTGTTAA